From a single Vitis vinifera cultivar Pinot Noir 40024 chromosome 18, ASM3070453v1 genomic region:
- the LOC100259010 gene encoding uncharacterized protein LOC100259010: MEGNLNMIPGGAPYGGLDLQGATRIHHHQHPHNLHQQHHSHSRQGTMNHSSIHHEVFPLTMGSMQDCDQSISMADYNKGEKGKALTSDEDEPSFNEDAIDGHNDPNRGKKGSPWQRVKWTDKMVRLLITAVSYIGEDAASECGVGGRRKYAILQKKGKWKSVSKVMAERGHYVSPQQCEDKFNDLNKRYKRLNDVLGRGTSCQVVENPALLDMMDHLTEKTKEDVRKILSSKHLFYEEMCSYHNGNRLHLPPDPALQRSLQLALRSRDEHDNSDMRRHPHDDLDEDDHDAEVDDHDEFEESHALHGDNRGVYGMPVKRMKQGQNQEDFSFGNPSNSQDCNRSPHPQSAHVDMNQVYPVGSAEDLLQKQWMRSRSLQLEEQKLQIQEQMLELEKQRFKWQRFCRKKDRDLDKLRMENERMKLENERMALELKRKEMGASYN; this comes from the coding sequence ATGGAAGGGAATTTGAATATGATACCTGGTGGTGCCCCTTATGGAGGTCTTGATCTGCAAGGAGCGACACGAATTCACCATCATCAACATCCTCATAACTTACACCAACAACACCATTCTCACTCTCGCCAAGGGACGATGAACCATTCGTCCATCCACCATGAAGTTTTCCCACTCACAATGGGCTCAATGCAAGATTGTGACCAGTCCATTTCGATGGCTGATTACAATAAGGGGGAGAAGGGGAAGGCCCTGACAAGTGATGAGGATGAACCAAGCTTTAATGAAGATGCAATTGATGGGCACAATGATCCCAATAGAGGAAAAAAAGGGTCACCATGGCAGCGGGTGAAGTGGACTGATAAGATGGTGAGGCTTTTGATAACGGCTGTTTCTTATATTGGTGAGGATGCTGCCTCTGAATGTGGTGTTGGTGGGAGAAGGAAGTATGCAATTTTACAGAAAAAGGGCAAGTGGAAATCGGTGTCAAAGGTTATGGCTGAAAGGGGTCATTATGTTTCACCACAGCAGTGTGAGGATAAGTTCAATGATCTTAACAAAAGGTATAAGAGACTTAATGATGTGCTAGGGAGGGGCACCTCCTGTCAGGTTGTTGAGAATCCCGCACTTTTGGATATGATGGATCACTTAACGGAGAAAACGAAGGAGGATGttaggaaaattttgagctCAAAGCATTTGTTCTATGAAGAGATGTGTTCATACCATAATGGAAATCGATTGCATTTGCCTCCTGACCCAGCATTGCAGCGTTCTTTGCAGTTGGCTCTGAGAAGTAGAGATGAGCATGATAATAGTGATATGAGGAGGCACCCACATGATGATCTTGATGAAGATGATCACGATGCTGAAGTGGATGACCATGATGAATTTGAGGAGAGTCATGCTTTACATGGTGATAACAGAGGAGTATATGGGATGCCTGTGAAGAGGATGAAACAAGGACAGAACCAGGAAGATTTTAGTTTTGGGAATCCCTCAAATTCCCAGGACTGCAATAGAAGTCCTCATCCTCAAAGTGCTCATGTTGATATGAATCAAGTGTACCCTGTAGGCTCAGCAGAAGATTTGTTACAGAAGCAGTGGATGAGATCCCGCTCACTTCAATTAGAAGAACAGAAGCTACAAATTCAAGAACAGATGTTGGAATTGGAAAAACAGCGGTTCAAGTGGCAAAGATTTTGCAGGAAAAAAGACAGGGACTTGGATAAGCTGAGAATGGAAAATGAGAGGATGAAGCTTGAAAATGAGCGCATGGCTTTGGAATTGAAGCGGAAGGAGATGGGTGCCAGCTATAACTAA